One Mesorhizobium loti genomic window carries:
- a CDS encoding lysine exporter protein LysE/YggA — MSLDAFLALLVYAFVTSITPGPNNLMLLASGVNFGIARTVPHMLGISIGFLVLLLAVGLGLGAVLTAFPALHTGLKIAGAAYLLYLAWKIAMSRSLTGKGETNARPMRFIDAAAFQWVNPKAWVMAITAMAVYANAEHPFLSVVLISVAFTIVNLPSVSVWAGFGTALRGFLSDPVRLKWFNIAMGVLLAATLWPMLK; from the coding sequence ATGTCACTCGACGCATTCCTCGCACTGCTCGTCTATGCCTTCGTGACCTCGATCACGCCGGGGCCGAACAACCTCATGCTGCTGGCCTCCGGCGTCAATTTCGGCATTGCCAGGACGGTGCCGCATATGCTGGGCATCAGCATCGGCTTTCTCGTCCTGCTGCTTGCCGTCGGCCTTGGCCTTGGCGCTGTGTTGACGGCGTTTCCGGCGTTGCACACTGGACTGAAGATCGCCGGTGCCGCCTATCTGCTCTATCTCGCCTGGAAGATCGCCATGTCGCGCTCGCTGACCGGCAAGGGTGAGACGAACGCGCGGCCGATGCGCTTCATCGATGCGGCGGCATTCCAGTGGGTCAATCCCAAGGCCTGGGTGATGGCGATCACCGCCATGGCCGTCTATGCCAATGCCGAGCACCCGTTCCTGTCGGTGGTGTTGATCTCGGTCGCCTTCACCATCGTCAACCTGCCGAGCGTTTCGGTTTGGGCGGGATTCGGTACGGCGCTGCGGGGATTCCTGTCGGATCCGGTGCGGCTGAAATGGTTCAACATCGCCATGGGCGTGCTGCTGGCGGCGACGCTGTGGCCGATGCTCAAATAG
- a CDS encoding acetolactate synthase 3 regulatory subunit, whose translation MNAQHLQPTGSAYFIAKETERPEIHTLSVLVDNEPGVLARVIGLFSGRGYNIESLTVSETEHEKHLSRITIVTRGTPHVMEQIKNQLERIVPVHRVVDLTVRSHELGQERPLERELALVKVAGTGDARVEALRLADAFRASVIDANTEHFIFEITGKGSKLDQFIAIMKPLGLVEICRTGVAAMNRGPQGM comes from the coding sequence ATGAACGCACAGCACCTTCAACCGACCGGCTCCGCCTACTTCATCGCCAAGGAAACGGAGCGGCCGGAGATCCACACGCTTTCCGTGCTGGTCGACAACGAGCCCGGCGTACTCGCCCGGGTCATCGGCCTGTTTTCCGGACGCGGCTACAACATCGAGAGCCTGACCGTGTCCGAGACGGAGCATGAGAAGCACCTGTCGCGCATCACCATCGTGACGCGCGGCACGCCGCATGTGATGGAGCAGATCAAGAACCAGCTCGAGCGCATCGTGCCGGTCCATCGTGTGGTCGATCTGACTGTCCGCTCGCACGAGCTTGGGCAGGAGCGGCCGCTGGAGCGGGAACTGGCGCTGGTCAAGGTCGCCGGCACCGGCGACGCCCGCGTCGAGGCGCTGCGGCTGGCCGACGCCTTCCGCGCCTCGGTCATCGATGCCAACACCGAGCATTTCATCTTCGAGATCACCGGCAAGGGCTCCAAGCTCGACCAGTTCATCGCCATCATGAAGCCGCTCGGCCTGGTCGAAATCTGTCGCACCGGCGTGGCGGCGATGAACCGGGGCCCGCAAGGGATGTAG
- a CDS encoding acetolactate synthase large subunit, whose translation MSNGQSERREMTGAEMVVQALKDNGVKHVFGYPGGAVLPIYDEIFQQDDVEHILVRHEQGAGHAAEGYARSTGKAGVMLVTSGPGATNAVTPLQDALMDSIPLVCLTGQVPTSLIGSDAFQECDTVGITRPCTKHNWLVKDVNELAATIHEAFHVATTGRPGPVVVDIPKDVQFAKGFYVPPQIAPRTSYQPKVQGDLEKIKAAVELMAGAKRPIIYSGGGVINSGPEASHLLRELVDLTGFPITSTLMGLGAYPASGKNWVGMLGMHGTYEANMAMHDCDVMICIGARFDDRITGRLNAFSPNSRKIHIDIDPSSINKNVHTEVPIIGDVGRVLEDMVRLWRATAKADKKALYPWWEQIAKWRGRDSLAYKMNHDVIMPQYAIQRLYELTKDKDTYITTEVGQHQMWAAQHYHFEKPNRWMTSGGLGTMGYGLPAALGVQIAHPDALVIDIAGDASVQMTMQEMSAAVQYKAPIKIFILNNQYMGMVRQWQQLLHGNRLSHSYTEAMPDFVKLAEAYGGHGIRCEKPDELDDAIKEMISVRKPVLFDCRVANLANCFPMIPSGKAHNEMLLPDEATDEAVANAIDAKGRELV comes from the coding sequence ATGAGCAACGGACAGAGTGAGCGGCGCGAAATGACGGGCGCCGAAATGGTGGTGCAGGCGCTGAAGGACAATGGCGTCAAGCATGTCTTCGGTTATCCCGGCGGCGCGGTGCTCCCGATCTATGACGAGATCTTCCAGCAGGACGACGTCGAGCACATCCTCGTGCGGCACGAGCAAGGCGCCGGCCATGCCGCCGAGGGCTACGCGCGCTCGACCGGCAAGGCGGGCGTCATGCTGGTGACATCAGGCCCCGGCGCCACCAATGCGGTGACGCCGCTGCAGGACGCGCTGATGGATTCGATCCCGCTGGTCTGCCTGACGGGCCAAGTGCCGACTTCGCTCATCGGCTCCGACGCCTTCCAGGAATGCGACACGGTCGGCATTACGCGACCCTGCACCAAGCACAACTGGCTGGTGAAGGACGTCAACGAGCTCGCCGCGACCATCCACGAAGCCTTCCATGTCGCGACGACCGGCCGTCCCGGTCCGGTGGTGGTCGACATCCCCAAGGACGTGCAGTTCGCCAAGGGGTTTTATGTCCCGCCGCAGATCGCGCCGCGCACCAGTTACCAGCCCAAGGTCCAGGGCGATCTGGAGAAGATCAAGGCCGCGGTCGAGCTGATGGCCGGTGCCAAGAGGCCGATCATCTATTCGGGCGGCGGCGTCATCAATTCCGGTCCGGAAGCGAGCCATCTGCTGCGCGAACTGGTCGACCTCACCGGTTTCCCGATCACCTCGACCCTGATGGGTCTCGGCGCCTATCCGGCATCGGGCAAGAACTGGGTCGGCATGCTCGGCATGCACGGCACCTACGAAGCCAACATGGCCATGCACGATTGCGACGTGATGATCTGCATCGGCGCGCGTTTCGACGACCGCATCACCGGGCGGCTCAACGCGTTCTCGCCGAATTCGCGCAAGATCCATATCGACATTGATCCGTCATCGATCAACAAGAACGTGCACACCGAAGTGCCGATCATTGGCGATGTCGGCCGGGTGCTGGAGGATATGGTGCGGCTGTGGCGGGCAACCGCCAAGGCCGACAAGAAGGCGCTCTACCCCTGGTGGGAGCAGATCGCCAAATGGCGCGGTCGCGATTCACTCGCCTACAAGATGAACCACGACGTGATCATGCCGCAGTATGCCATCCAGCGGCTCTACGAACTGACCAAGGACAAGGACACCTACATCACCACCGAGGTCGGCCAGCACCAGATGTGGGCGGCGCAGCACTATCATTTCGAGAAGCCGAACCGCTGGATGACGTCGGGCGGTCTGGGCACGATGGGCTATGGCCTGCCGGCGGCGCTCGGCGTGCAGATCGCGCATCCCGATGCGCTGGTCATTGACATTGCCGGCGACGCCTCGGTGCAGATGACGATGCAGGAGATGAGTGCTGCCGTGCAGTACAAGGCGCCGATCAAGATCTTCATCCTCAACAACCAGTATATGGGCATGGTGCGCCAGTGGCAGCAGCTGCTGCACGGCAACCGACTGTCGCATTCCTACACCGAGGCGATGCCGGACTTCGTCAAGCTGGCGGAAGCCTATGGCGGCCACGGCATACGCTGCGAGAAGCCGGACGAGCTGGACGACGCCATCAAGGAGATGATCTCGGTCCGGAAGCCGGTGCTGTTCGATTGCCGCGTGGCGAACCTCGCCAACTGCTTCCCGATGATCCCGTCTGGCAAGGCGCACAACGAGATGCTGTTGCCCGACGAGGCCACCGACGAGGCTGTGGCGAACGCCATCGACGCCAAGGGCAGGGAACTGGTGTAA
- a CDS encoding K+ transport flavoprotein, translating into MLDKAPSKKLSDLLDKFGGALAANDIDKAVGCFQEDCYWRDLVTFTWNIKTMEGRDQVRDMLESQLSKTKPSHWALAKGEDATESGGVIEGWISFETELARGFGHIRLKDGKIWTLLTTMVELKGHEEPAGFARPMGAKHGSGKNRPTWKEEREKEAAELGFKTQPYTLIIGGGQGGIALGARLRQLGVPTIIVEKNERAGDSWRKRYKSLCLHDPVWYDHLPYIDFPKNWPVFSPKDKIGDWLEMYTKVMELNYWSSTEAKSASYDDKKKEWTVVVHRDGKDITLKPKQLVLATGQSGKANLPKFKGMETFKGDQHHSSQHPGPDAYAGKRAVVIGSNNSAHDIAAALWEAGADVTMVQRSSTHISRSDTLMEIGLGSLYSEQALQNGITTAKADLIFASLPYKILHEFQIPAYAEMKKRDAAFYKGLEKAGFMLDWGDDESGLFMKYLRRGSGYYIDVGASQLIIDGSIKLKSGVNVEEIKQHSVLLSDGSELPADLIVYATGYGSMNGWAADLISRETADKVGKCWGLGSNTTKDPGPWEGELRNMWKPTQQEALWFHGGNLHQSRHYSQFLALQLKARHAGLPTPVYGLQKVHHKG; encoded by the coding sequence ATGCTCGACAAGGCCCCAAGCAAGAAACTGTCCGACCTGCTCGACAAATTCGGCGGCGCGCTGGCCGCCAATGACATCGACAAGGCCGTCGGTTGTTTCCAGGAGGATTGCTACTGGCGCGACCTCGTCACCTTCACCTGGAACATCAAGACCATGGAAGGTCGGGATCAGGTCCGCGACATGCTGGAGAGCCAGTTGTCGAAGACAAAGCCGTCGCATTGGGCACTCGCCAAGGGCGAGGACGCCACCGAGAGCGGCGGGGTGATCGAGGGCTGGATCAGTTTCGAGACCGAACTGGCGCGCGGTTTTGGCCATATCAGGCTGAAGGACGGCAAGATCTGGACGCTGCTGACCACCATGGTCGAATTGAAAGGTCACGAGGAACCAGCCGGCTTCGCACGGCCGATGGGCGCCAAGCATGGCTCGGGCAAGAACCGTCCGACATGGAAGGAAGAGCGTGAGAAGGAAGCCGCCGAACTCGGCTTCAAGACGCAGCCCTACACGCTCATCATCGGCGGCGGCCAAGGCGGTATCGCGCTCGGCGCAAGGCTGCGGCAGCTCGGCGTCCCGACCATTATCGTCGAGAAAAACGAGCGGGCCGGCGACAGCTGGCGCAAGCGCTACAAGTCGCTCTGCCTGCACGATCCGGTCTGGTACGACCATCTGCCCTATATCGATTTCCCGAAGAACTGGCCGGTCTTCTCGCCCAAGGACAAGATCGGCGACTGGCTGGAAATGTACACCAAGGTGATGGAGCTGAACTATTGGTCCTCGACGGAGGCCAAGAGCGCCTCCTATGACGACAAGAAGAAGGAATGGACCGTCGTCGTACACCGCGACGGCAAGGACATCACCCTGAAGCCGAAGCAGCTTGTGCTGGCGACGGGACAGTCCGGCAAGGCCAATCTGCCGAAATTCAAGGGCATGGAGACCTTCAAGGGCGACCAGCACCACTCCTCGCAGCACCCCGGCCCCGATGCCTATGCCGGGAAGAGAGCTGTTGTCATCGGCTCCAACAATTCCGCCCATGACATCGCCGCGGCCCTGTGGGAAGCCGGCGCCGACGTCACCATGGTGCAGCGCTCGAGCACTCATATCTCCAGATCCGACACGCTGATGGAGATCGGACTGGGTTCGCTCTATTCGGAGCAGGCGCTGCAGAATGGCATCACCACGGCCAAGGCCGATCTGATTTTTGCTTCGCTGCCCTACAAGATCCTGCACGAATTCCAGATCCCGGCCTATGCCGAGATGAAGAAACGCGACGCGGCGTTCTACAAGGGACTGGAGAAGGCCGGCTTCATGCTCGACTGGGGCGACGACGAGTCCGGCCTGTTCATGAAGTACCTCAGGCGCGGCTCTGGCTATTACATCGACGTCGGCGCTTCCCAGTTGATCATCGATGGTTCGATCAAGCTGAAGAGCGGCGTCAACGTCGAAGAGATCAAGCAGCACTCGGTTCTACTCAGCGACGGCTCGGAACTGCCGGCGGACCTCATCGTCTACGCCACCGGCTACGGCTCGATGAATGGCTGGGCCGCCGATCTGATCTCGCGCGAAACCGCCGACAAGGTCGGCAAATGCTGGGGCCTTGGCTCCAACACCACCAAGGACCCCGGCCCCTGGGAAGGCGAGTTGCGCAACATGTGGAAGCCGACGCAGCAGGAAGCGCTGTGGTTCCATGGCGGCAATCTGCACCAGTCGCGCCATTATTCGCAGTTCCTGGCGCTGCAGTTGAAGGCCAGGCATGCCGGACTGCCGACGCCGGTCTACGGACTGCAGAAGGTGCACCACAAGGGATAG
- a CDS encoding metal dependent phosphohydrolase, giving the protein MSGQDLNADNIVEFIADIFERRGAESYLGEPVTMSEHMLQGAWLAEQDGAPEVLVAAALLHDIGHYTSEFGTYSPDDVEDKHHDEAGGEVLAPFFPPVIVECVRLHVAAKRYLCATDPTYFSKLSPASVHTLSLQGGPMSADEVADFRKNPFHEEAVRVRIWDEGGKIADMKTRAFRDYVPLLQRVVHDFANRA; this is encoded by the coding sequence ATGAGCGGCCAGGATCTGAATGCGGACAACATCGTCGAGTTCATCGCCGACATTTTTGAGCGCCGGGGCGCGGAATCCTATCTCGGCGAGCCGGTGACGATGTCCGAGCACATGCTGCAGGGCGCGTGGCTGGCGGAGCAGGACGGTGCGCCCGAAGTGCTGGTGGCCGCAGCACTCCTGCACGACATCGGCCACTACACCAGCGAGTTCGGCACCTACTCGCCCGACGATGTCGAGGACAAGCATCATGACGAGGCCGGCGGCGAGGTGCTGGCGCCGTTCTTCCCGCCGGTCATCGTCGAATGCGTCAGGCTGCATGTCGCGGCCAAGCGCTATCTCTGCGCCACTGACCCGACCTATTTCTCCAAGCTGTCGCCGGCTTCGGTGCATACGCTGTCGCTGCAGGGTGGACCGATGAGCGCCGACGAGGTGGCCGATTTCCGCAAGAACCCGTTCCACGAAGAGGCAGTGCGGGTCCGGATCTGGGACGAGGGCGGCAAGATCGCTGACATGAAGACACGGGCGTTTCGCGACTACGTGCCGCTGCTGCAGCGCGTCGTGCACGATTTCGCCAACCGCGCCTGA
- a CDS encoding gamma-butyrobetaine hydroxylase gives MLTHALVGDEGRTIELGWQGGRRTRFHAMWLRDNALDDKTRSAGNGQRLITILDIPAETRIGAAAIKGGALEVSFVPEGKTVSFPAQWLSANAYDRDELREPGWTGDIVQRWTKATMQNSVPRARYAAASHSRSVLREWLSAVRTYGFAVMDGLPAESGALCKVSDLFGYIRETNYGRWFEVRAEVNPNNLAYTNLGLQAHTDNPYRDPVPTLQILSCIENTVEGGESSVVDGFAVAAALQAENPEGFRLLSSCPARFEYAGSSGVRLQAKRPMIELGPDGELICVRFNNRSLAPVVDVPYADMDAYYTAYRRFAELIEDPSFEVTFKLEAGQAFIVDNTRVMHARKAFSGTGKRWLQGCYADKDGLLSTLAAIEHSFKEAAE, from the coding sequence ATGCTCACCCACGCGCTGGTCGGCGACGAAGGCAGAACAATCGAACTTGGCTGGCAGGGCGGAAGGCGCACCCGCTTTCACGCCATGTGGCTGCGCGACAATGCGCTCGACGACAAGACGCGCAGCGCCGGCAATGGCCAGCGGCTGATCACCATTCTCGACATTCCGGCCGAAACGAGGATCGGCGCGGCCGCGATCAAGGGCGGCGCGCTGGAAGTCAGCTTCGTGCCGGAAGGAAAGACGGTCAGTTTTCCCGCGCAATGGCTGAGTGCCAACGCCTATGATCGCGACGAGCTTCGCGAGCCGGGTTGGACGGGCGATATCGTCCAGCGCTGGACCAAGGCGACGATGCAGAATTCGGTGCCGCGCGCCAGATACGCGGCGGCCTCTCACAGCCGCAGCGTCCTGCGCGAATGGCTTTCCGCGGTGCGGACCTACGGCTTTGCGGTGATGGACGGTCTGCCGGCCGAATCCGGGGCGCTGTGCAAGGTCTCCGATCTGTTCGGTTATATCAGGGAGACCAATTACGGCCGCTGGTTCGAAGTGCGCGCCGAGGTCAATCCGAACAATCTCGCCTACACCAATCTCGGTCTTCAGGCGCATACCGACAATCCCTATCGCGATCCGGTGCCGACGCTGCAGATCCTGTCCTGCATCGAGAATACGGTGGAGGGTGGCGAGTCGAGCGTGGTCGACGGTTTTGCCGTGGCGGCCGCCTTGCAGGCCGAAAACCCGGAAGGCTTTCGACTGTTGAGTTCCTGTCCGGCACGTTTTGAATATGCCGGCTCGTCCGGCGTGCGGCTGCAGGCGAAACGGCCGATGATCGAGCTTGGACCGGATGGCGAGCTGATCTGCGTCCGCTTCAACAACCGCTCGCTGGCGCCTGTCGTCGACGTGCCGTACGCCGATATGGACGCCTACTATACCGCCTATCGCCGGTTTGCCGAGCTGATCGAGGATCCCTCCTTCGAAGTGACGTTCAAGCTGGAAGCGGGGCAGGCCTTCATCGTCGACAACACCCGCGTCATGCATGCCCGCAAGGCGTTTTCCGGCACCGGCAAGCGCTGGCTGCAAGGCTGCTACGCCGACAAGGATGGCCTGCTGTCGACGCTTGCGGCGATCGAACACAGCTTCAAGGAGGCCGCGGAATGA
- a CDS encoding transcriptional activator protein ampR, whose translation MPRKSIPTLPPLDWLHSFEAAARLSNFTAAAAELGLTQAAVSQHIRLLEDRLKTRLFSRLARGVALSPEGAAYLPHIQSAFATISSSTTELFEPRAVQTVSIRVPISFALLILAPALPDLAEALPRIQLDLVTIHRPTDYDLPGSALDIRFGNGFFPGREADRLTAERLVPVASPALAGAADWTALPLLLVAGAREMWSEWFAAAGLAGHPQRSHRFDSFVAALEAASAGAGVLLGSRPLVDAALKNRSLVPLSEFELSSTSGHFLTKASTARLTSAEQDFRHWLLRQLSGEISA comes from the coding sequence ATGCCTCGGAAATCCATTCCGACTCTGCCTCCCCTCGACTGGCTGCACAGTTTCGAGGCGGCGGCGCGGCTGTCGAATTTCACGGCGGCAGCGGCCGAACTCGGCCTGACCCAAGCCGCCGTCAGCCAGCATATCCGGCTGCTCGAGGACCGGTTGAAGACGCGTCTGTTCTCGCGGCTGGCGCGCGGCGTCGCGCTGTCGCCCGAGGGCGCTGCCTACCTGCCGCACATCCAGTCGGCCTTCGCCACCATCTCCAGCAGCACGACGGAACTGTTCGAGCCGCGCGCCGTCCAGACCGTCTCGATCCGGGTGCCGATTTCTTTCGCCCTGCTGATACTGGCCCCGGCGCTGCCCGATCTCGCCGAGGCGCTGCCGCGCATCCAGCTCGATCTGGTGACCATCCATCGGCCGACCGACTATGATTTGCCGGGCTCGGCGCTCGACATCCGTTTCGGCAACGGGTTCTTTCCCGGACGCGAGGCCGACAGGCTGACCGCCGAGCGGCTTGTGCCGGTGGCAAGTCCGGCGCTCGCCGGTGCCGCCGACTGGACAGCCCTGCCGCTGCTTCTGGTCGCCGGTGCGCGCGAAATGTGGTCGGAATGGTTCGCGGCGGCCGGATTGGCCGGCCACCCCCAGCGGTCGCACCGCTTCGACAGTTTCGTCGCCGCGCTGGAAGCCGCGAGCGCCGGGGCCGGCGTGCTTCTGGGCTCGCGGCCGCTTGTCGACGCAGCACTCAAGAACCGGAGTCTGGTGCCGCTTTCCGAGTTCGAACTCTCCAGCACCTCGGGCCATTTCCTGACCAAGGCATCGACCGCGCGCCTGACCAGTGCCGAACAGGATTTTCGCCATTGGCTGCTGAGACAGCTCTCCGGGGAGATCTCGGCCTGA
- a CDS encoding GCN5-like N-acetyltransferase, with protein MNSIEIETLGANAETLAMLADLLVETVAAGGSVSFMHPLAPEAANAFWERSLAAAAKGERVVLGAWDGKVLAGTVTLLLDLPPNQPHRAEIAKLMTSVEYRGRGVGTRLMRAAERLAVEKGRTLLVLDTATEEGASGLYEKLGFTLAGEIPDYALKPHGGLTGTLIYWKRIGATSR; from the coding sequence ATGAATTCCATCGAAATCGAAACGCTGGGCGCCAATGCGGAAACGTTGGCGATGCTGGCGGATCTGCTGGTCGAAACGGTTGCCGCCGGAGGTTCCGTCAGCTTCATGCATCCGCTGGCGCCGGAAGCGGCAAATGCGTTCTGGGAGAGGTCGCTGGCCGCGGCGGCAAAGGGCGAAAGGGTGGTGCTCGGTGCCTGGGACGGCAAGGTCCTGGCTGGCACCGTCACGCTGCTGCTCGACCTTCCACCCAACCAGCCACACCGGGCCGAGATCGCCAAGCTGATGACATCGGTCGAATACCGGGGCAGGGGGGTGGGAACGCGCCTGATGCGAGCGGCGGAACGCCTCGCCGTCGAGAAGGGACGAACGCTGCTGGTGCTGGATACGGCGACGGAAGAGGGCGCCTCGGGCCTTTACGAAAAACTCGGTTTCACCTTGGCGGGCGAAATACCGGACTATGCGCTGAAGCCGCATGGCGGGCTGACCGGCACGCTGATCTACTGGAAGCGCATCGGCGCCACGTCGCGCTAG
- a CDS encoding transcriptional regulator: MRDWSLAELAERSGVSKAMLSTIERGMTSPTAALLVRIAAAFGMTLSTLIARAELQGGGLLREADQPLWRDPDTGYVRRHLSPASDMPLELIKVHLPAGARVSLPAASYAFIKQQIWLISGRLDFTEGDVVHRMEPGDCLALGAPSDCSFHAPEAGADYLVALVRG, encoded by the coding sequence ATGCGGGACTGGTCGCTGGCCGAGCTCGCCGAGCGGTCCGGCGTTTCCAAGGCCATGCTGAGCACGATCGAGCGCGGCATGACCAGCCCGACGGCAGCCCTTCTGGTGCGCATCGCTGCGGCTTTCGGCATGACGCTGTCGACCCTGATCGCGCGGGCGGAATTGCAAGGCGGCGGGCTGCTGCGCGAGGCCGACCAGCCGCTGTGGCGCGATCCCGATACAGGCTATGTCAGGCGGCATCTGTCACCGGCCAGCGACATGCCGCTCGAACTGATCAAGGTGCATCTGCCGGCGGGCGCCAGGGTCAGTTTGCCGGCGGCCTCCTACGCCTTCATCAAGCAGCAGATCTGGCTGATTTCCGGACGGCTCGACTTCACCGAGGGCGATGTGGTGCACAGGATGGAGCCCGGCGACTGCCTGGCGCTGGGCGCGCCGTCGGACTGCAGCTTCCATGCCCCGGAGGCGGGCGCCGACTATCTCGTCGCGCTGGTCAGGGGCTGA
- a CDS encoding HerA-ATP synthase, barrel domain produces the protein MYVEREASVGEPTSQERRNAEQNDRRILGNVVQCDGARATISAYADDVDGAVTGLWTVGKMISINLGTTRTVGLVYGIGKSDRAWSNEGQNAIEVSIELIGEVRDGAEPGAKPVFDRGITAYPHIGAIAHRIRTRDLQAVYDLAGRHSITIGSLAQDETIAANIAIDDTLARHFAIVGTTGVGKSTAVSLLLRKSIEARPDLRILILDPHNEFASSLPEYCVKVDSKTLDLPFWMFKLEEFAEVLFRGRETDAEEIDALRDLIPLAKNLYRNPNSGAYLRRGNDALTADTPVPYRIVDLLKQIDERMGMLESKNERPTLKSLKTRIESAAADPRYRFMFSSRLIEDTIHETIGNIFRVPHHGRPVTCFEMAGMPSEVVNSVCSVLARLAFDLALWSEGKLQLLLLCEEAHRYMPADPRLGFAPTRHALSRIAKEGRKYGCYLGVVTQRPGELDPTILSQCSTFFAMRLANEQDQAIIRSAIADSSASTLAFLSSMGQREAIAFGEGVATTMRLKFERLPSHLLPGTSKREEAISSKSGDDVDLVAIVERLRNVPKPTPQAMAFAEVVDSSRQAGDPDYRKPATGRAPADDDFDMRYGLKPATFGLRPQND, from the coding sequence ATGTATGTCGAACGCGAAGCTTCCGTCGGAGAACCGACATCGCAGGAGCGCCGCAACGCAGAGCAGAACGACCGGCGCATCCTGGGCAATGTCGTGCAATGCGACGGCGCACGCGCCACCATCAGCGCCTATGCGGACGATGTCGACGGCGCGGTGACCGGCCTCTGGACGGTCGGCAAGATGATCTCGATCAATCTGGGCACGACGCGAACCGTTGGCCTGGTCTATGGCATCGGCAAGTCGGACCGCGCCTGGAGCAACGAAGGCCAGAACGCCATCGAGGTCAGCATCGAGCTGATCGGTGAAGTGCGCGACGGCGCTGAGCCAGGCGCCAAACCGGTCTTCGACCGCGGCATTACCGCCTATCCGCATATCGGGGCGATTGCGCACCGCATCCGCACCCGCGACCTGCAGGCGGTCTACGATCTGGCCGGCCGTCATTCCATCACCATCGGCTCGCTGGCGCAGGACGAGACGATCGCCGCCAACATCGCCATCGACGACACGCTGGCGCGCCATTTCGCCATTGTCGGCACCACCGGCGTCGGCAAATCCACGGCTGTTTCGCTGCTGCTGCGCAAGTCGATCGAGGCACGCCCGGATTTGCGCATCCTGATCCTCGACCCGCACAACGAATTTGCGAGCTCGCTGCCCGAATATTGCGTCAAGGTCGATTCCAAGACGCTCGACCTGCCGTTCTGGATGTTCAAGCTCGAGGAATTCGCCGAGGTGCTGTTTCGCGGTCGTGAGACCGATGCGGAAGAGATCGACGCTCTGCGCGACCTCATTCCGCTCGCCAAGAACCTCTACCGCAACCCGAATTCAGGCGCCTATCTCAGGCGCGGCAACGACGCGCTGACCGCCGATACGCCGGTGCCTTACCGCATCGTCGACCTGCTCAAGCAGATCGACGAGCGCATGGGCATGCTCGAGAGCAAGAACGAGCGGCCGACACTGAAATCGCTGAAGACGCGCATCGAATCGGCCGCCGCCGATCCACGCTACCGCTTCATGTTCAGTTCGCGCCTGATCGAGGACACCATCCACGAGACGATTGGCAACATTTTTCGCGTGCCGCATCACGGCCGCCCGGTGACCTGCTTCGAGATGGCCGGCATGCCTTCCGAAGTGGTCAACTCCGTCTGTTCGGTGCTGGCGCGCCTGGCCTTCGATCTCGCTCTGTGGAGCGAGGGCAAGCTGCAGCTGCTGTTGCTGTGCGAGGAAGCGCATCGCTACATGCCGGCCGATCCGCGTCTCGGCTTCGCGCCGACCAGGCACGCGCTGTCGCGCATCGCCAAGGAAGGCCGCAAATATGGCTGCTATCTCGGCGTCGTCACCCAGCGCCCCGGCGAACTCGACCCGACCATCCTGTCGCAATGCTCGACCTTCTTCGCCATGCGGCTCGCCAACGAGCAGGACCAGGCGATCATCCGCTCGGCCATCGCCGATTCTTCCGCCTCCACGCTTGCCTTCCTGTCGTCCATGGGCCAGCGCGAAGCCATTGCCTTCGGCGAAGGCGTGGCGACGACCATGCGGCTGAAATTCGAAAGACTGCCCAGCCACCTGCTGCCCGGCACGTCCAAGCGCGAAGAGGCTATCTCGTCGAAGAGCGGCGACGATGTCGACCTGGTGGCGATCGTCGAGCGGCTGCGCAACGTGCCGAAACCGACACCGCAGGCGATGGCCTTCGCCGAAGTGGTCGATTCCAGCCGCCAGGCCGGCGATCCCGACTACCGCAAGCCGGCAACCGGCCGGGCGCCAGCGGACGACGATTTCGACATGCGCTACGGCCTGAAACCCGCCACCTTCGGCCTGCGCCCCCAGAACGACTGA